A segment of the bacterium BMS3Abin11 genome:
TGCTGCAATAAGGGCAGGTGGCCGTGCCCTCCTCGTCCAGCCTCAGAAAAACACGGGGGTGTGCATTCCACTGGCTGGCGCTGGGTAGCGGACAGGACAAAGGCAGGTCATTCCTGGTGATGGGATGAACTCGTGCGGAAGGTTCTTTTGCTGCGGTGTTCGCCTGTTCACTAGTAAAGTTCTGCATAGTTTTTCTCCTGCTTTAGGGCCCCTAATCGTAGATCCGGGTTAGCCATTCATCGTGGCCATCTCGACGGCCATGTATCTGATCAAAGTACATGGCCTGAAGTTTTGTCGTTATGGGGCCCCTGCTGCCATCACCGATCTGCCGGTTATCAAGCTCTCGGATTGGAGTAACCTCCGCTGCAGAGCCGGTAAAAAATGCCTCATCGGCGATATAGACTTCGTCGCGGGTGATGCGCTTTTCGATCAACTTGTGGTCCAGCTCATTAATGAAATGAATTATGGTATCGCGAGTAATACCCTCTAGCGCGGAAGTCAGCTCCGGGGTAT
Coding sequences within it:
- a CDS encoding zinc-finger domain protein, with the translated sequence MQNFTSEQANTAAKEPSARVHPITRNDLPLSCPLPSASQWNAHPRVFLRLDEEGTATCPYCSTVYILQDE